A stretch of the Bremerella alba genome encodes the following:
- a CDS encoding transaldolase family protein has protein sequence MTTPLETLIQAGTKVWLDSIDPQLVDSNFKLGVSGATSNPVIVSDLLKSGQFDTWIEELTAQGKEAHEIAWTITDRLVQKAQDVFLPVWERTEGNDGYVSFELDPLLEDPDGNMPHDERVKQYIELGKKWGVGHKNRMIKVPATPAGIDALEELCAAGITLNVTLCFTMRQYHAAREAVWRGAQRRESTDAFKSVYSIFVSRVDVYSEKHLPDLSDAAQGQLGIVNAKNIWKDNAEFWADKNLKLQQELIFASTGTKLPSDPAWKYVAAFAGDGIETNPPKTNQQVQESGQSFDREIDQMPPTEVLEEFESKVDYQHLEKTLMEEGIAKFADPQKALLELIESKKAAV, from the coding sequence ATGACGACGCCACTTGAGACACTCATTCAGGCCGGCACGAAAGTTTGGCTCGATTCCATCGATCCCCAGTTAGTCGATTCCAATTTCAAGTTGGGTGTTTCCGGGGCGACTTCCAACCCCGTCATCGTCTCGGACCTCCTAAAGTCGGGACAGTTCGACACTTGGATCGAAGAGCTGACCGCACAAGGTAAAGAAGCCCACGAGATTGCCTGGACGATCACCGATCGACTCGTTCAAAAGGCGCAAGACGTCTTTCTGCCAGTATGGGAACGAACCGAAGGAAACGACGGCTACGTCAGTTTCGAGCTGGATCCGCTGCTGGAAGACCCTGACGGCAACATGCCGCACGATGAACGCGTTAAGCAGTACATCGAGCTGGGCAAGAAGTGGGGCGTGGGCCACAAGAACCGCATGATCAAGGTCCCTGCGACGCCTGCGGGCATCGATGCGTTGGAAGAACTTTGTGCCGCTGGTATCACGCTGAACGTGACACTTTGCTTCACCATGCGGCAATATCATGCAGCTCGCGAAGCTGTCTGGCGCGGTGCTCAGCGACGCGAATCGACCGACGCTTTCAAAAGTGTCTACTCTATCTTTGTCTCCCGCGTCGATGTTTATTCCGAGAAACATTTGCCTGACCTCAGCGACGCCGCTCAGGGGCAGCTCGGTATTGTTAACGCAAAAAACATCTGGAAAGACAACGCAGAGTTCTGGGCCGATAAGAACCTGAAACTGCAGCAAGAGCTGATCTTCGCGTCGACTGGCACGAAGCTCCCTTCGGACCCAGCGTGGAAGTATGTCGCGGCCTTCGCCGGAGACGGTATCGAAACCAACCCGCCCAAGACGAACCAACAGGTTCAAGAGAGCGGCCAGTCCTTCGATCGCGAGATCGATCAGATGCCGCCGACAGAAGTGCTCGAAGAATTCGAAAGCAAGGTCGACTACCAGCACCTGGAGAAGACCTTGATGGAAGAAGGGATCGCCAAATTCGCCGATCCGCAAAAGGCCTTGCTCGAATTGATCGAGTCGAAGAAAGCAGCCGTTTAG
- the fmt gene encoding methionyl-tRNA formyltransferase, whose protein sequence is MKIVMMGTGPFAVPTFEALVASEHEVACLFSQPVRSVHRRKSSIPTPMRDVANAHGIAIHDPASVNTEEAKDLLTDLRPDLLVVCDYGQILKDYILATATYGGINLHGSILPKYRGAAPVNWAILSGDEETGITVIHMTPKLDGGPCLKVVRTPIGPTETTVELEPRLADLGVPAVLESIEMLQNHGPDGTPGQVQDQSSATKAPRLAKSDADIDWNDSAELIYNKFRAFQPWPGCFTHLQQHEKPPLRIILKEIRLLREPPLPGVSPGSVSVVAEDRLYFAAKDGQIIIDTIQPAGKKPMQVADFVHGHHPKVGDRLLSESKLSTAE, encoded by the coding sequence ATGAAAATCGTCATGATGGGGACTGGGCCGTTTGCTGTTCCCACGTTCGAGGCCCTTGTTGCCAGCGAGCATGAAGTCGCTTGCCTCTTTTCGCAGCCGGTGCGGTCGGTGCATCGACGGAAGTCTTCCATTCCCACGCCCATGCGTGATGTAGCCAATGCGCATGGGATTGCCATTCATGACCCCGCGAGCGTGAACACCGAAGAAGCGAAAGATCTGCTTACCGATCTTCGGCCAGATCTGTTGGTGGTGTGCGACTACGGACAAATCTTGAAGGACTACATCCTGGCCACGGCGACCTACGGTGGCATTAACCTGCACGGCTCGATCTTGCCGAAGTATCGCGGCGCGGCACCGGTCAACTGGGCGATTCTCAGTGGGGACGAGGAAACAGGCATCACAGTCATTCACATGACACCGAAGCTCGACGGGGGACCTTGTTTAAAGGTCGTGCGAACCCCGATCGGTCCGACGGAAACAACCGTCGAGCTAGAACCACGCCTTGCAGATTTGGGCGTACCGGCCGTGCTCGAGTCGATTGAGATGTTGCAGAACCATGGCCCCGACGGCACCCCTGGCCAGGTTCAAGACCAGTCGTCTGCTACCAAGGCACCACGACTGGCCAAATCGGATGCGGACATCGATTGGAACGACTCCGCCGAGTTGATTTACAACAAATTTCGGGCGTTTCAGCCTTGGCCCGGCTGCTTCACCCACCTGCAGCAGCATGAAAAGCCGCCGCTGCGGATTATCCTCAAAGAGATCCGCCTCTTGCGAGAGCCACCCCTGCCGGGTGTTTCGCCCGGGTCGGTCTCGGTGGTGGCGGAAGATCGCCTGTATTTTGCGGCAAAGGATGGTCAAATTATCATCGATACCATTCAACCCGCAGGCAAGAAACCGATGCAGGTAGCCGACTTCGTGCATGGTCACCATCCGAAGGTAGGTGATCGCTTGCTATCGGAATCGAAGCTTTCGACCGCAGAATAA
- the def gene encoding peptide deformylase, protein MQIIHFPHPTLRYKSKPVKRVDAELRGMIAGMFDLMYEARGIGLAANQVGIPLRFFVMNLAGEKGEGEELVFINPAINRGTGSDEAEEGCLSLPGVYGPVMRPAEIMFSAYMPNGEKFEQKVDGMFARCVQHETDHLDGVMFTDRMDEDALYDIQPQVDQFELTFERLRGEGKLPTDEAIKKFQDELEQKYA, encoded by the coding sequence TTGCAGATTATTCACTTTCCCCACCCTACGCTGCGTTATAAATCGAAGCCTGTCAAACGCGTCGACGCGGAGCTTCGCGGCATGATTGCCGGGATGTTCGATCTGATGTACGAGGCCCGGGGAATTGGCCTGGCCGCCAATCAGGTTGGTATCCCGCTGCGGTTTTTCGTCATGAACCTGGCCGGCGAAAAGGGAGAAGGCGAAGAACTGGTCTTCATCAATCCGGCCATCAACCGGGGTACCGGATCGGACGAAGCCGAAGAAGGTTGCCTCAGCTTGCCCGGCGTGTATGGCCCCGTGATGCGTCCGGCAGAGATCATGTTTAGCGCGTACATGCCCAACGGCGAAAAATTTGAGCAGAAGGTCGACGGGATGTTCGCCCGCTGTGTGCAGCACGAGACCGACCACCTCGACGGTGTGATGTTCACCGATCGCATGGACGAAGACGCGTTGTACGATATTCAGCCGCAGGTCGACCAATTCGAGTTAACCTTCGAACGCCTGCGGGGCGAAGGCAAGCTGCCCACCGACGAAGCGATCAAGAAGTTTCAGGATGAACTCGAACAAAAGTATGCGTAG
- the miaB gene encoding tRNA (N6-isopentenyl adenosine(37)-C2)-methylthiotransferase MiaB, which produces MEKRLFIETVGCQMNMLDSELVVASLRKQGYVLTTKPEEADTLLFNTCSVRAQSENKTYSHLGVLRDLKEKNPEKVIGVMGCMAQNHQHKIFTRAPYVDLIVGPGQLHQIPSMIDKINSGEGKQIEVSLGRKDGTRDQITRSHESFDPLRDPEMRPTPFQAYVRIQIGCDKFCTYCIVPSVRGPEQGRTPEDILRECRHLAEHGTAEITLVGQTVNSYKATDASGKLWRLADLLTELQEIEGLERIKFVTNYPKDMTRELLESVRDLSKVSPYLHVPLQSGSDEILKRMKRGYTVADYRDMMARIREIVPGYAVSSDFIVGFCGETEEDFQKTVELVEECRFKNSFIFKYSEREGTRGAEMFIDDIPRHVKQQRNNDLLAVQNRISLEDNQKLIGDTVQVLVEGPSKTAIKHAQAEQNPHATQLIGRTHCDRIVVFDGNPRQIGKIMPVVVYDCHAHTLFGEVVTQECGPELFALG; this is translated from the coding sequence ATGGAAAAACGTCTATTTATTGAAACCGTCGGTTGTCAGATGAACATGCTCGATAGCGAGCTCGTCGTGGCCTCGCTGCGCAAGCAGGGCTACGTGCTGACCACCAAGCCGGAAGAAGCCGATACCCTGCTCTTCAATACGTGCAGTGTTCGTGCCCAGTCAGAAAACAAGACTTACAGTCACCTCGGCGTGCTGCGCGACTTGAAAGAGAAGAACCCCGAGAAGGTCATCGGAGTGATGGGCTGCATGGCCCAGAACCATCAGCACAAGATCTTCACCCGCGCACCCTACGTCGATTTGATTGTCGGGCCGGGGCAACTGCATCAAATTCCTTCGATGATCGACAAGATCAACTCAGGCGAAGGGAAGCAGATTGAAGTCAGCCTGGGCCGCAAAGACGGTACCCGCGATCAAATCACTCGCAGCCACGAAAGCTTCGACCCGCTGCGCGATCCTGAGATGCGTCCAACGCCGTTTCAGGCCTACGTGCGAATTCAAATTGGCTGCGACAAGTTCTGCACGTACTGCATCGTGCCGAGTGTCCGAGGTCCCGAGCAAGGCCGTACGCCGGAAGACATCCTCCGCGAGTGCCGTCACCTGGCCGAGCATGGCACGGCTGAAATCACGTTGGTAGGCCAAACGGTCAACAGCTATAAGGCCACCGACGCCAGCGGCAAGCTCTGGCGTCTGGCCGATCTGCTGACCGAACTGCAAGAGATCGAAGGGCTCGAACGCATTAAGTTCGTCACCAATTACCCGAAAGACATGACCCGCGAACTGCTCGAATCGGTTCGCGATTTGAGCAAGGTCTCGCCGTACCTGCACGTGCCGCTGCAAAGTGGTTCCGACGAAATCCTCAAGCGGATGAAGCGTGGATACACGGTGGCCGACTATCGCGACATGATGGCGCGGATTCGCGAGATCGTGCCCGGCTACGCGGTAAGTAGCGACTTTATTGTCGGCTTCTGCGGCGAGACGGAAGAGGACTTCCAGAAGACGGTCGAACTGGTCGAAGAGTGCCGCTTCAAAAACAGCTTCATCTTTAAGTACAGCGAACGCGAAGGTACCCGCGGCGCGGAAATGTTCATCGACGACATTCCTCGTCACGTCAAACAGCAGCGAAACAACGACCTGCTGGCGGTCCAAAACCGCATCAGCCTGGAAGACAACCAAAAACTGATTGGCGACACGGTTCAGGTCCTCGTCGAAGGCCCCAGCAAGACGGCTATCAAGCATGCCCAGGCCGAGCAGAATCCGCATGCAACGCAGTTGATCGGGCGAACGCACTGCGACCGGATCGTTGTCTTTGATGGCAACCCGCGTCAGATCGGCAAGATCATGCCGGTGGTGGTCTACGATTGCCACGCGCATACTCTCTTCGGCGAAGTCGTCACACAAGAATGTGGTCCGGAACTTTTCGCGCTCGGTTAG
- a CDS encoding NADPH-dependent FMN reductase: MSRPKILAFAGSTRRDSFNKRLIKIAVKGAQDAGAEVTLLDLADFPMPLYNADLEAEQGIPENGKALKELFLAHQGLLLSCPEYNSSITPLMKNTIDWVSRPMEGEGPLAAYSGKVCSLMSASPGALGGLRGLVHVRAILQNIGVIVLPKQMAISGASNAFAENGSLNDSKQQETIEGLGKSLCGFLEKLQ, encoded by the coding sequence ATGAGCCGACCGAAGATTCTCGCTTTCGCTGGAAGTACCCGACGCGATTCTTTCAACAAGAGGCTGATTAAGATCGCCGTGAAGGGGGCCCAAGATGCCGGTGCCGAAGTCACCCTGCTGGATTTAGCCGACTTTCCGATGCCGTTGTACAACGCGGACTTGGAAGCAGAGCAAGGGATTCCGGAAAACGGGAAGGCCTTGAAAGAGTTATTCCTGGCGCATCAGGGGTTGTTGCTTTCGTGTCCCGAATACAACAGTTCGATTACTCCTCTTATGAAGAATACGATCGACTGGGTATCGCGACCGATGGAAGGCGAAGGCCCGCTGGCAGCCTACAGCGGTAAGGTCTGCTCACTGATGAGTGCTTCGCCGGGGGCTTTAGGGGGACTTCGTGGTTTGGTTCATGTGAGAGCCATCCTGCAAAATATTGGTGTGATCGTGCTGCCCAAGCAAATGGCTATTTCAGGGGCCAGTAATGCGTTTGCTGAGAATGGCTCCCTGAACGATTCCAAGCAGCAAGAAACGATTGAAGGTTTGGGGAAATCGTTGTGTGGATTTTTAGAGAAGTTGCAATAA
- a CDS encoding serine hydrolase domain-containing protein: MPERTDRRQFLARLGAAVSASGLGAWSADKGHAADSVTANGDSLPGLAAFDTLMERFFDENQPLGASLAVAYQGRLVYAKGFGYADLARKQHVQPTSLFRIASLSKPITAAAVMKLVEAEKVQLDQPIVPLLALDFLEDDPQSWADPRLADITVRHCLQHTGGFDKQASGDPLALSHQIRDALDVTFPLSQDNLLQFALTRKLDFDPGHQYAYANIGYLMLGRLIEQLSGQTYQAYVQQEILHPLGIRSMQLARTLKEDAAPAEVQYRDAKGRTGPNVLGLESEDPVPFPYGIERIENVSSAGGWLASAVEVTRFASGLFFPQGKPLLNKQSQEQMFAKPHISGATPDWNGAYYGCGWLVRPVQGKLLPWTCWHTGQLAGVSSLLVARADGVCFTVLFNQDFNPEGQTMSVTIDPLLHAPASGVGRWPAGDLFTRYL; the protein is encoded by the coding sequence ATGCCTGAACGCACCGATCGCCGCCAATTTCTAGCCCGGCTTGGGGCCGCAGTATCGGCCAGCGGTTTGGGGGCTTGGTCTGCCGACAAAGGCCATGCGGCAGACAGCGTCACTGCCAATGGTGATAGCCTGCCGGGGTTGGCTGCGTTCGATACGCTGATGGAGCGTTTCTTCGACGAGAATCAGCCGCTGGGCGCTTCGCTGGCCGTGGCCTACCAGGGGCGATTGGTCTATGCCAAGGGCTTCGGTTACGCGGACCTGGCCCGCAAGCAGCATGTTCAGCCGACTTCGCTGTTTCGCATCGCTAGTTTGTCCAAGCCCATCACGGCGGCGGCCGTGATGAAATTGGTTGAGGCCGAGAAAGTTCAACTCGATCAACCGATCGTGCCGCTGCTTGCGCTGGACTTTCTAGAGGATGATCCGCAAAGTTGGGCCGATCCTCGTCTGGCCGACATCACCGTGCGGCATTGTTTGCAGCATACCGGAGGCTTCGACAAACAGGCCTCCGGCGATCCGCTGGCATTGAGCCACCAGATCCGCGACGCGCTAGACGTGACCTTTCCGCTTTCCCAAGACAATCTGCTGCAATTCGCTTTGACCAGGAAGCTCGACTTCGACCCTGGGCACCAGTACGCGTATGCCAACATCGGCTATCTGATGCTGGGACGCTTGATCGAACAGCTCAGTGGCCAAACGTATCAGGCATATGTACAGCAAGAGATCTTGCACCCGCTAGGCATCCGCAGCATGCAGCTGGCACGCACGTTGAAAGAAGATGCGGCCCCAGCCGAGGTGCAGTATCGCGACGCGAAAGGCCGCACCGGGCCGAACGTCTTGGGGCTTGAAAGCGAGGACCCGGTACCCTTCCCTTACGGCATTGAACGGATCGAGAACGTATCGTCGGCCGGCGGTTGGCTGGCCTCGGCGGTGGAAGTCACGCGGTTTGCTTCGGGGCTGTTCTTCCCCCAAGGAAAACCGCTGTTAAACAAGCAATCGCAAGAGCAGATGTTCGCCAAGCCGCACATCAGCGGAGCGACACCAGATTGGAACGGGGCCTATTACGGATGCGGTTGGTTGGTGCGTCCTGTCCAGGGAAAGCTGCTACCGTGGACCTGTTGGCACACGGGGCAACTGGCCGGTGTGTCGTCGCTATTGGTTGCTCGCGCGGACGGGGTTTGCTTCACGGTGCTGTTCAATCAAGACTTCAACCCGGAAGGGCAAACGATGTCCGTGACAATCGATCCCCTCCTGCACGCACCAGCCAGCGGTGTCGGTCGCTGGCCGGCAGGAGACCTATTTACCCGATATCTCTAG
- a CDS encoding DUF6932 family protein, with translation MLPEFTDQGLLPPGDYEMSLDELRRSILVKQSSIRAPTWDEHWRLQLVQNLSVLCHQLWRVGIDQIFVDGSFAEEKDHPNDIDGYFVCDAHQFISGKLERELNLLDPHKIWTWDPASRRPYRGYPKRQLPMWHQYRVELYAHFGQPSGIEDEFGHPLEFPAAFRRTRFGNHPKGILKIGGAK, from the coding sequence ATGTTGCCAGAATTTACCGACCAAGGCCTACTCCCTCCTGGCGACTATGAGATGTCCCTGGACGAGTTGCGTCGATCGATTCTGGTGAAACAATCCAGTATTCGCGCCCCCACATGGGACGAGCATTGGCGACTTCAATTGGTTCAGAATCTTTCGGTTCTCTGTCATCAGCTTTGGCGTGTTGGAATCGATCAAATATTCGTCGATGGTTCGTTTGCGGAAGAGAAAGATCACCCAAACGATATTGATGGATACTTCGTGTGCGATGCCCACCAGTTCATCAGCGGGAAGCTGGAACGAGAATTGAACTTGTTGGATCCCCATAAGATATGGACCTGGGACCCGGCATCGCGTCGTCCCTATCGGGGGTATCCCAAACGCCAACTTCCAATGTGGCATCAATATCGTGTCGAGCTCTATGCCCACTTTGGACAGCCTTCGGGAATTGAAGATGAATTTGGCCATCCACTTGAGTTTCCGGCCGCATTTCGGCGAACCCGATTCGGAAATCACCCCAAGGGAATCCTGAAAATTGGAGGTGCAAAATGA
- a CDS encoding efflux RND transporter permease subunit: MQMRRPTFFERYALFILMAIFFLVPFALRGARLSLEQMRNDVKDWLPSDFAETSELDWFRDHFLGEQFVLISWDGCSADDQRLDYLSRLLVPPPLTEEEKDSVPNDHRLPDFIGDELGLYYPGDQHQSWAGQNEKWFLGNDATWYYLLENGEIYKWNGQSTVIGAVGRAGERIFTGGNTAEGDYVKKVHEEYYKKPKLLQARLFKSVTTGPDVLAQLSAPGGTLVRDDDPSDQELKAAREKALKRLTGTLFGPDGKQTCLIVTLTDAGKVDLRRTMGHGVLGRQEGQLLQLAEQAGVDPDELRLGGPPVDNVSIDEEGERTLARLVSFSVIIGLGLSYLCLRSIKLTIMVFFVGGISAVTSLSLIYWTAGRFIWWLDPTTDAVIMSMPAVVYVLGLSGAIHIVNYYRDVVNETGTLRNAPELTISHGWYPCTIAAVTTAVGLGSLATSSITPIHKFGIFSAMGVLATLILLFTYLPAALQMWPPNAVKKKGDSKPIESSPTGIWIRGIGDRIGDFVIANNIKVALGCLAMFLFFAFGLQYLKTSVQLLKMFDNESRIIQDYAWLEDNLGKLVPMELVIRVEPEMLYYDQADPEAPEKALNPLALATENKVDPKFQYKFLERMEMAQRVASVVEEYLGPEGAKVVGPPMSALTFAPELPDAGSSTASLSERYAYSKQLEASFKEFVKSDYLRVDKKNGAELWRVSLRLGALENIDYGDFVNDLKQVTEPILDAYQARDQILAQIDKDRDGRGYVNAKVALLGVNYASANEAVSEDKSAELGRYGHLDATKVFSETLRDLLVNARIKLVDHDPGTHTQDRLDYILADKTHSDYIVLIEPNPMYDMAAIAENANIQGTFDVTAHEYSGEETPRMYSGDRRPVSLVYTGVVPVVYKAARTLLSNLIESTIWAFALIALVMMMVLKSFRAGLISMLPNVFPICIVFGFMSWTGIEVDIGTMMTASVAMGVAVDDTVHFLTWFRWGLDEGYTRARAIKEAYSRCAMAMFQTTIIGGLGLAVFAFSTFTPTQRFGYLMVTLLAVALVGDLIFLPALLAGPLGRVFRPDRKARNKRKDDENATEEPAEETSSDGDTPTAVAEESDEPRVYPVHGRSRPA, from the coding sequence ATGCAGATGCGTCGACCTACATTCTTCGAGCGTTACGCCCTGTTCATATTGATGGCGATTTTCTTCCTCGTGCCCTTTGCGCTGCGCGGGGCTCGCTTGTCTTTGGAGCAGATGAGGAACGACGTCAAAGACTGGCTTCCCAGCGACTTTGCGGAAACCTCGGAACTCGATTGGTTTCGCGATCACTTCCTGGGCGAGCAGTTTGTACTGATCAGTTGGGATGGCTGCTCGGCCGATGACCAACGACTCGATTATCTCTCGCGGCTGTTGGTACCGCCGCCGCTGACCGAGGAAGAGAAGGACAGCGTTCCTAACGATCATCGCCTGCCAGACTTCATTGGCGACGAGTTAGGACTCTATTACCCTGGCGACCAGCATCAAAGTTGGGCCGGGCAAAACGAGAAATGGTTCCTCGGCAACGATGCGACCTGGTACTACCTTCTGGAAAATGGCGAAATCTACAAGTGGAATGGCCAAAGCACGGTGATTGGTGCCGTGGGTCGTGCCGGCGAGCGAATCTTCACCGGGGGAAACACGGCTGAAGGGGACTACGTCAAGAAAGTCCATGAAGAGTACTACAAGAAACCGAAGCTGCTTCAAGCACGACTCTTCAAATCGGTCACGACGGGCCCCGATGTTCTGGCCCAGTTGTCTGCCCCCGGCGGCACCCTGGTGCGGGACGATGACCCTAGCGACCAAGAGTTGAAAGCGGCCCGCGAGAAGGCCCTGAAGCGATTGACCGGCACGCTCTTTGGTCCCGATGGCAAGCAGACCTGCTTAATTGTCACGCTAACCGATGCTGGTAAGGTCGACTTGCGTCGCACAATGGGGCATGGCGTGCTCGGCCGACAAGAAGGGCAACTGTTGCAGCTTGCCGAACAAGCCGGCGTTGACCCAGACGAGCTTCGCCTGGGCGGCCCACCGGTCGATAACGTTTCGATCGATGAAGAAGGCGAACGCACGTTAGCCCGCCTGGTCAGCTTCAGCGTGATCATCGGACTGGGGCTTTCGTATCTGTGTTTGCGGAGCATCAAGCTAACGATCATGGTGTTCTTCGTCGGCGGTATTAGCGCCGTGACGAGCCTATCGCTGATTTACTGGACCGCTGGCCGTTTCATTTGGTGGCTCGACCCGACCACCGACGCCGTGATTATGTCGATGCCAGCCGTCGTGTACGTGCTGGGTTTATCGGGCGCAATCCATATTGTGAACTACTACCGCGATGTGGTGAACGAAACGGGCACGCTCCGCAATGCGCCCGAGTTGACGATCTCTCACGGTTGGTATCCCTGCACAATCGCCGCAGTGACCACGGCCGTGGGGCTCGGTTCGCTGGCGACCAGCAGCATTACGCCGATCCATAAGTTCGGGATATTCTCGGCGATGGGCGTTCTGGCAACGCTGATTCTCTTGTTCACCTACTTGCCGGCGGCGCTGCAGATGTGGCCCCCCAATGCCGTGAAGAAGAAGGGCGATTCCAAGCCGATCGAATCTTCTCCGACCGGGATATGGATTCGTGGCATCGGCGATCGAATCGGCGATTTCGTGATCGCCAACAATATTAAGGTTGCCCTGGGCTGCCTGGCCATGTTCCTCTTCTTCGCGTTCGGGCTGCAATACCTGAAGACATCCGTTCAACTTCTGAAGATGTTTGACAATGAGTCCCGCATCATTCAGGACTATGCCTGGTTAGAAGATAACCTCGGCAAGCTGGTTCCCATGGAACTGGTCATCCGTGTTGAACCCGAGATGCTGTACTACGATCAAGCAGACCCGGAAGCACCAGAAAAGGCGCTCAATCCGCTGGCATTGGCTACCGAGAACAAGGTCGATCCGAAGTTCCAGTACAAATTTCTGGAACGCATGGAGATGGCCCAGCGCGTGGCGAGCGTCGTCGAAGAGTACCTGGGACCTGAGGGGGCCAAGGTAGTGGGCCCACCGATGTCGGCCCTGACGTTTGCTCCGGAACTGCCTGATGCCGGCAGCAGCACGGCTTCGTTATCGGAGCGTTATGCCTATAGCAAACAACTGGAAGCTTCCTTCAAAGAGTTCGTGAAGTCCGATTACTTGCGCGTCGACAAGAAGAACGGCGCTGAGTTGTGGCGTGTGAGCCTGCGACTGGGTGCTTTAGAGAACATCGACTACGGTGATTTTGTTAACGATTTAAAGCAGGTCACCGAGCCGATCTTGGACGCCTATCAGGCCCGTGATCAGATTTTGGCACAGATCGACAAAGACCGAGACGGCCGCGGCTACGTCAACGCCAAGGTTGCTTTGCTGGGCGTGAACTACGCGTCGGCGAACGAAGCGGTTAGCGAAGACAAGTCCGCCGAGCTTGGTCGCTATGGCCACCTCGATGCGACGAAAGTGTTCTCGGAAACGCTTCGCGATTTGCTCGTCAACGCCCGGATCAAGCTCGTCGATCATGACCCCGGCACGCACACTCAGGATCGCTTAGATTACATCTTGGCCGACAAGACACACTCGGATTACATCGTGCTGATCGAGCCCAACCCGATGTACGACATGGCGGCGATTGCCGAGAACGCCAACATTCAAGGGACCTTCGACGTCACTGCCCATGAATACAGTGGGGAAGAGACTCCCCGGATGTACAGTGGCGATCGTCGGCCGGTGTCGCTTGTCTACACGGGCGTGGTGCCGGTCGTCTACAAGGCCGCACGTACGCTGTTGAGCAACCTGATCGAAAGCACGATCTGGGCGTTTGCCCTGATTGCTTTGGTGATGATGATGGTGCTTAAAAGCTTCCGAGCAGGGCTCATCTCGATGCTGCCGAATGTCTTTCCGATCTGTATCGTGTTCGGCTTTATGTCGTGGACCGGCATCGAAGTCGATATCGGCACGATGATGACCGCCAGCGTGGCGATGGGTGTGGCCGTCGACGATACGGTCCACTTCCTGACCTGGTTCCGCTGGGGATTGGACGAAGGGTATACGCGTGCCCGGGCCATTAAAGAGGCCTACAGCCGCTGTGCGATGGCCATGTTCCAGACAACCATCATTGGCGGTCTGGGGCTTGCCGTGTTCGCATTTAGCACTTTCACGCCGACGCAGCGTTTTGGTTACCTGATGGTCACGCTGCTGGCGGTCGCCCTGGTCGGTGACCTGATCTTCCTGCCGGCCCTGCTCGCTGGCCCTCTGGGACGTGTCTTCCGGCCCGATCGTAAGGCGCGGAACAAGCGAAAGGACGACGAGAACGCCACGGAAGAGCCTGCCGAGGAGACCTCCAGCGATGGAGATACCCCCACCGCAGTCGCTGAGGAATCAGACGAACCGCGTGTCTACCCGGTACACGGTCGGAGTCGGCCTGCATAA
- a CDS encoding helix-turn-helix domain-containing protein gives MIRNEAEYQEAVQRIEQEAERIEAQRQALESMDLTQEEVERAMGPIRSFHEQFKEEVTSYERLKRGEFEEVENFYGVGRLLIALRIAQGISQRDLAKRLGVHESQVSRDERNEYHGATLERANRILDALGVDLRTQVVRLERSQGQSESVTA, from the coding sequence ATGATTCGTAACGAGGCCGAGTATCAAGAGGCGGTGCAGCGTATTGAGCAGGAAGCCGAACGCATCGAAGCCCAACGCCAAGCACTAGAGAGCATGGATCTGACGCAAGAGGAGGTGGAACGGGCAATGGGACCGATTCGATCCTTTCACGAACAATTCAAGGAGGAAGTGACCAGCTACGAGCGGCTGAAGCGAGGGGAATTCGAAGAGGTTGAAAACTTCTACGGCGTGGGCCGTCTCTTAATCGCTCTACGGATTGCCCAGGGGATTTCGCAACGAGATCTGGCAAAGCGTCTAGGAGTGCACGAATCGCAAGTATCTCGGGACGAACGCAACGAATACCACGGTGCGACCTTGGAAAGGGCCAATCGTATTCTCGATGCTTTAGGAGTGGATCTTCGCACCCAAGTCGTTCGCTTGGAACGCAGCCAAGGTCAAAGTGAATCGGTTACTGCCTGA